The proteins below come from a single Marinobacter gudaonensis genomic window:
- the apbC gene encoding iron-sulfur cluster carrier protein ApbC, with the protein MTQISEQALQTAVRQYRDPYLNKDLYELGAVKSLNADDSGNVTLMVELPYPSKGIAGALKQLVGNALEDVDGVASVDIHVGQKIHAYKVQKDLPSVPGVKNIIAVASGKGGVGKSTTAVNLALALQAEGAKVGILDADIYGPSIGMMLGVPEGKRPDTRENKYFVPMDAHGLQANSMAFVVTEKTPMVWRGPMVSGAVMQLLQQTLWNELDYLIVDMPPGTGDIQLTLAQKVPVTGAVIVTTPQDIALLDGKKGIEMFRKVDIPVLGVVENMSVHICSNCGHEEPLFGHGGGERIAEEYDTTLLGQLPLHMTIREQTDGGTPSVIAEPDSEVARRYRDIARRVGAELSTRERNLTGSISSVSVTEH; encoded by the coding sequence ATGACACAGATTTCTGAGCAGGCCCTGCAGACCGCGGTTCGCCAATACCGTGACCCGTACCTGAACAAGGACCTCTACGAGTTGGGTGCCGTCAAATCCCTGAACGCCGACGATAGCGGCAACGTGACCCTGATGGTCGAACTGCCGTACCCCTCGAAAGGCATCGCTGGCGCCCTCAAGCAACTGGTCGGGAACGCCCTGGAAGACGTCGACGGTGTGGCAAGCGTGGACATCCATGTGGGCCAGAAAATCCACGCCTACAAAGTCCAGAAAGATCTGCCCTCGGTGCCGGGTGTCAAAAACATCATCGCCGTGGCCTCCGGCAAGGGCGGCGTTGGCAAATCCACCACCGCCGTCAACCTCGCCCTGGCCCTTCAGGCCGAAGGCGCGAAGGTTGGCATCCTCGACGCCGACATCTACGGCCCCAGCATCGGCATGATGCTCGGCGTGCCCGAAGGCAAACGCCCCGATACCCGCGAGAACAAATACTTCGTTCCCATGGACGCCCACGGCCTGCAAGCCAACTCCATGGCCTTCGTGGTTACCGAGAAAACCCCCATGGTCTGGCGCGGCCCCATGGTCAGCGGCGCCGTGATGCAACTGCTCCAGCAGACCCTCTGGAACGAGCTCGACTACCTCATCGTCGACATGCCCCCGGGCACCGGCGACATCCAGCTCACCCTGGCCCAGAAAGTGCCGGTCACCGGCGCTGTGATCGTCACCACACCGCAGGACATCGCCCTGCTGGATGGCAAGAAAGGCATCGAAATGTTCCGCAAAGTCGACATCCCCGTGCTGGGCGTGGTCGAAAACATGAGCGTGCACATCTGCAGCAACTGCGGCCACGAAGAACCCCTCTTCGGCCACGGCGGCGGCGAACGCATCGCCGAGGAATACGACACCACACTCCTCGGCCAGCTGCCTCTGCACATGACCATCCGCGAACAGACCGATGGCGGCACACCCTCGGTAATCGCCGAACCGGACTCCGAAGTGGCCCGCCGTTACCGCGATATCGCCCGAAGGGTAGGCGCCGAACTCTCCACCCGGGAGCGGAACCTGACCGGCTCTATTTCAAGTGTCTCCGTAACCGAGCATTAA